A single Streptomyces sannanensis DNA region contains:
- a CDS encoding metal-dependent hydrolase, producing MMGPAHSLSGAAAWLGVGAATAAAGHPMPWPVLLAGTLICAGAALAPDLDHKSATISRAFGPVSRALCEIIDKLSYAVYKATRSTADPRRSGGHRTLTHTWVWAVLIGAGASAVAVTGGRWGVLAILFVHLVLAVEGLLWRAARGSSSDVLVWLLAATSAWILADVLDKPGNGSDWLFTGEGQDYLWLGLPIVLGSLVHCIGDALTVSGCPILWPIPIARKRWYPLGPPKGLRFRAGSWVELKVLMPAFMLLGGVGGAAALNFI from the coding sequence ATGATGGGACCGGCGCACTCACTTTCCGGGGCGGCAGCCTGGCTGGGGGTGGGCGCGGCGACCGCCGCCGCCGGGCACCCCATGCCCTGGCCCGTCCTTCTCGCCGGAACACTGATCTGCGCGGGCGCGGCGCTCGCGCCCGACCTCGACCACAAGTCGGCGACGATCTCGCGCGCCTTCGGACCGGTGTCCCGTGCGCTGTGCGAGATCATCGACAAGCTGTCGTACGCCGTCTACAAGGCGACGAGGTCGACCGCCGACCCGCGCCGTTCCGGCGGCCACCGGACACTGACCCACACCTGGGTGTGGGCCGTGCTGATCGGCGCCGGCGCCTCGGCGGTCGCCGTCACCGGGGGCCGCTGGGGGGTCCTGGCCATCCTCTTCGTGCACCTGGTCCTGGCGGTGGAGGGCCTGCTGTGGCGGGCCGCGCGCGGGTCGAGCAGCGATGTGCTGGTCTGGCTGCTCGCCGCGACGAGCGCATGGATCCTCGCAGACGTCCTGGACAAGCCGGGCAACGGCTCCGACTGGCTCTTCACCGGTGAAGGCCAGGACTACCTGTGGCTGGGCCTGCCGATCGTGCTGGGTTCGCTGGTGCACTGCATCGGCGACGCGCTGACCGTCTCGGGCTGCCCGATCCTGTGGCCGATCCCGATAGCCCGGAAGCGCTGGTATCCGCTCGGCCCGCCGAAGGGGTTGCGCTTCAGGGCCGGCAGCTGGGTGGAGCTGAAGGTCCTGATGCCGGCGTTCATGCTGCTCGGGGGAGTGGGCGGGGCGGCCGCCCTGAACTTCATCTGA
- a CDS encoding secondary thiamine-phosphate synthase enzyme YjbQ translates to MRVSFTTRILHVATGSAETVTDLTRDCELFLQEAAVDRDGLLSVFVPHATAGIAVIETGAGSDDDLLATLHHLLPADDRWQHRHGSPGHGRDHVLPAFVPPHATLPVIGGRLELGTWQSICLVDTNKDKDNRQVRLSFLG, encoded by the coding sequence CTGAGGGTGAGTTTCACGACCCGGATCCTTCATGTAGCCACCGGATCGGCCGAGACGGTGACCGATCTGACCCGTGACTGCGAGCTCTTCCTCCAGGAGGCCGCCGTGGACAGGGACGGTCTGCTCAGTGTCTTCGTCCCGCACGCCACCGCCGGGATCGCGGTCATCGAAACCGGTGCGGGAAGCGACGACGACCTGTTGGCCACGCTGCACCACCTGCTGCCCGCGGACGACCGCTGGCAGCACCGGCACGGCAGCCCCGGACACGGCAGAGACCATGTGCTGCCGGCGTTCGTGCCGCCGCACGCCACACTGCCGGTGATCGGCGGGCGGCTGGAGCTGGGCACCTGGCAGTCCATCTGCCTGGTGGACACCAATAAAGACAAAGACAACCGTCAAGTGCGGTTGAGCTTCCTGGGCTGA
- a CDS encoding NAD(P)-binding domain-containing protein, giving the protein MNNFGVRDIDVVVIGAGQAGLSGAHHLRRVGLVPDRDFVVLDHSPQPGGAWQFRWPSLTYGKVHGMHSLPGMELTGADDDRPSSEVIGAYFAAYERAFDLRVHRPVDVTAVRGSEDGRLLVETSEGTYATRALINATGTWDRPFWPRYAGQGTFRGWQLHTSDYPGPQAFAGQRVIVVGGGTSAVQHLMEIAEVAAETTWVTRRPPVFREGPFGEDQGRAAVALVDKRVRRGLPPQSVVSVTGLPVTEAVRQARENGVLGRLPMFDRITPEGVAWDDGRTVEADVILWATGFRAAIDHLAPLKLREPGGGIQVDGTRAVRDERIHLVGYGPSASTIGANRAGRAAVREITRLLERQVSLA; this is encoded by the coding sequence GTGAACAACTTCGGGGTGCGAGACATCGATGTGGTCGTCATCGGCGCCGGACAGGCAGGACTGTCCGGCGCCCATCATCTGCGGCGCGTGGGGCTCGTACCCGACCGCGACTTCGTGGTGCTCGACCACTCCCCGCAGCCCGGCGGCGCCTGGCAGTTCCGCTGGCCCTCGCTGACGTACGGCAAGGTGCACGGAATGCACTCGCTCCCTGGGATGGAGTTGACCGGAGCGGACGACGACCGCCCCTCCTCCGAGGTCATCGGCGCCTACTTCGCCGCGTACGAGCGGGCCTTCGATCTGCGGGTGCACCGGCCCGTCGATGTCACCGCGGTGCGCGGGAGCGAGGACGGACGGCTGCTCGTCGAGACCTCGGAGGGCACCTACGCCACGAGGGCCCTGATCAACGCCACCGGCACCTGGGACCGCCCCTTCTGGCCCCGCTACGCCGGGCAGGGGACGTTCCGCGGGTGGCAACTGCACACTTCGGACTACCCCGGTCCGCAGGCATTCGCCGGGCAGCGCGTGATCGTGGTCGGCGGCGGCACCTCCGCAGTACAGCACCTGATGGAGATCGCCGAGGTCGCGGCGGAGACCACCTGGGTGACCCGCCGCCCGCCCGTGTTCCGCGAGGGCCCGTTCGGCGAGGACCAGGGGCGTGCGGCGGTGGCACTCGTCGACAAGCGGGTGCGACGAGGGCTGCCGCCGCAGAGCGTGGTGTCGGTGACCGGTCTGCCGGTCACCGAAGCAGTACGGCAGGCACGCGAGAACGGCGTCCTGGGCCGGCTCCCGATGTTCGACCGGATCACCCCGGAGGGCGTGGCCTGGGACGACGGCCGCACGGTCGAGGCCGACGTCATCCTCTGGGCGACGGGCTTCCGCGCCGCCATCGACCACCTCGCGCCGCTGAAGCTTCGCGAGCCGGGCGGCGGTATACAGGTCGACGGCACACGCGCGGTCCGCGACGAGCGGATCCATCTGGTCGGCTACGGCCCCTCGGCCAGCACGATCGGCGCGAACCGCGCGGGCCGGGCGGCGGTACGGGAGATCACCCGCCTGCTGGAGCGGCAGGTGTCGCTCGCCTGA
- a CDS encoding peptide-N4-asparagine amidase has product MKSKITSMLAGLALAAGSALGASPAAAAEPVPAEFGTDWHDPLTAAPPIAKPPTRSCEVTVAEAQFRDFTPYTGSYTPPKECGDRWSKVVLRLDGKVKGRQYDRLGYLRVGGVEMFRTSTPEPSVDGINWSVEKDVTHYSDTLRRAQDVEMLIGNVVNETYTGVIDVKVTLTFYAAEGRTKPAATPDKVIPLDGARLTTPRNSERIVAEVYATGSGGGCEEFWYLTVPDSAPYSCKADNGPYREVQVKVDGQLAGIAAPFPNVWTGGWSNPFLWYVVPAPRAFDVKPIEYDLTPFAGILNDGREHRVEVSVAGLPAGQSGWNTPANVLVWQDEGSEHVTGALTKHDQSDLADSTTITPGSLNRLDTEGGHRLTVAGYVDTSHGRVETTVSRTLANTSVHRWTEDENTDGLTARWDDDETVTVDGRGPARVAHTHRVYTMDGEITIGTDNRLRTVLTLGDRADTSVVRAGKRISWSRLDDTYTGDAAWTLGVPRDQRHAVGTSSEHYRLDGSEGCYDRTLRTEQGTLTEDRTGC; this is encoded by the coding sequence ATGAAGAGTAAGATCACGTCCATGCTCGCCGGACTGGCGCTGGCCGCCGGTTCGGCGCTCGGCGCGAGCCCGGCGGCCGCGGCCGAGCCGGTCCCCGCAGAGTTCGGCACCGACTGGCACGACCCGCTGACGGCGGCGCCGCCCATCGCGAAGCCCCCGACCCGCTCCTGCGAAGTCACCGTCGCCGAGGCGCAGTTCCGCGACTTCACGCCGTACACGGGCAGTTACACCCCGCCCAAGGAGTGCGGCGACCGCTGGAGCAAGGTGGTGCTGCGCCTCGACGGAAAGGTCAAGGGGCGCCAGTACGACCGGCTCGGCTACCTCCGCGTCGGCGGCGTTGAGATGTTCCGTACGTCCACGCCCGAGCCCTCGGTCGACGGCATCAACTGGTCGGTGGAGAAGGACGTCACTCACTACAGCGACACGCTGCGCCGCGCGCAGGATGTCGAAATGCTGATCGGCAATGTCGTCAACGAGACGTACACCGGCGTCATCGACGTCAAGGTCACGCTGACCTTCTACGCCGCCGAGGGGCGTACGAAGCCGGCTGCCACGCCCGACAAGGTGATCCCGCTGGACGGCGCCCGGCTCACCACGCCGCGCAACTCGGAACGCATCGTCGCCGAGGTGTACGCCACCGGATCGGGCGGCGGCTGCGAGGAGTTCTGGTACCTCACCGTGCCGGACTCCGCTCCGTACTCCTGCAAGGCGGACAACGGCCCGTACCGTGAGGTGCAGGTCAAGGTCGATGGCCAACTGGCTGGAATAGCCGCGCCGTTCCCGAACGTATGGACCGGAGGCTGGTCCAACCCCTTCCTCTGGTACGTCGTTCCGGCGCCGCGCGCCTTCGACGTGAAGCCGATCGAGTACGACCTGACGCCGTTCGCGGGCATCCTCAACGACGGGCGTGAGCACCGCGTCGAGGTGTCCGTCGCCGGACTGCCCGCCGGGCAGAGCGGCTGGAACACGCCCGCCAATGTGCTGGTCTGGCAGGACGAGGGCAGCGAGCACGTCACCGGGGCGCTCACGAAGCACGACCAGAGCGACCTGGCCGACTCGACCACGATCACGCCCGGTTCACTGAACCGGCTCGACACCGAGGGCGGCCACCGGCTGACCGTCGCCGGCTATGTCGACACCTCGCACGGGCGCGTCGAGACCACCGTCTCGCGGACCCTCGCCAACACCTCCGTCCACCGCTGGACGGAGGACGAGAACACCGACGGGCTCACGGCCCGCTGGGACGACGACGAGACGGTGACCGTGGACGGCCGGGGCCCGGCGCGCGTCGCGCACACCCACCGCGTCTACACCATGGACGGCGAGATCACGATCGGCACGGACAACCGTCTGCGCACCGTCCTCACGCTCGGGGACCGCGCCGACACCTCGGTCGTCCGCGCCGGCAAGCGCATCTCCTGGTCGCGGCTCGACGACACCTACACCGGCGACGCCGCCTGGACGCTGGGCGTCCCGCGTGACCAGCGCCATGCCGTCGGCACGTCCAGCGAGCACTACCGGCTGGACGGGTCGGAAGGCTGCTACGACCGCACTCTGCGGACCGAGCAGGGCACCCTGACGGAGGACCGTACGGGCTGCTGA
- a CDS encoding recombinase family protein — MRGTTMDEIERPYDGCGKCLLGVRRLSRVKAATTSPERQREDVLTAAATVGGHIIDWADDWEVSGATDPITRPRLGPWLRDERGKYDGLVAAAVDRLGRNVVDCLNTGYKMRDEGKFLVSYGHEGVWNLDDPNDENRFTMEAWGAQMELRAIQRRNRDATKKIRAAGRPKGKPSYGFQYVRTVPNGRVDRVELHPHAAEVLRTVAQRILADPANVSVSSEAARLNRLGELSPTDHLAVMYGKPAGGRPWYPTSLRNMLLSEAAMGYLVHQGKPVTDRTGNPVRLCEGLWNRTTHNALKDVLHASDTPYRGRKTNRSYLLTEVALCGQCHNRLFTQTSADAPPRYACTVRNKGWKNAQHCRPAPNMRVANLDALVEGWFLEKFGHGAIVETVYDSGNGVADRIAEIKASQQRLRADREAGLYDQPDDAEWYRERYIELSRELKELESEPQRPPGMVQRPTGETVEDRWMKAPDVQARKEILLDFGVRVTVFPASAPVRWVPGVLHGPEQDPLSLSGSFRTAGP; from the coding sequence ATGCGCGGTACCACCATGGACGAGATCGAACGGCCGTACGACGGCTGCGGAAAGTGCCTGCTCGGAGTACGCCGGCTGTCGCGGGTCAAGGCCGCCACGACCTCGCCGGAGCGGCAGCGGGAGGACGTGCTGACGGCTGCCGCCACCGTCGGCGGGCACATCATCGACTGGGCGGACGACTGGGAGGTGTCCGGTGCCACCGACCCGATAACCCGTCCGAGGCTCGGGCCGTGGCTCCGCGACGAGCGCGGCAAGTACGACGGGCTGGTTGCTGCGGCCGTCGACCGGCTCGGCCGTAACGTGGTCGACTGCCTGAACACCGGCTACAAGATGCGCGACGAGGGCAAGTTCCTCGTCTCCTACGGGCACGAAGGTGTCTGGAACCTCGACGACCCCAATGACGAGAACCGCTTCACGATGGAGGCCTGGGGCGCGCAGATGGAGCTGCGCGCCATCCAGCGGCGCAACCGCGACGCCACCAAGAAGATACGCGCCGCCGGCCGCCCGAAGGGCAAACCGTCGTATGGCTTCCAGTACGTCCGCACCGTGCCGAACGGCCGGGTCGACCGCGTCGAGCTGCACCCCCACGCGGCTGAAGTCCTCCGCACGGTCGCCCAACGCATCCTCGCCGACCCCGCCAACGTGTCAGTGAGCAGCGAGGCCGCTCGCCTGAACCGACTCGGCGAGCTGTCGCCGACCGACCACCTTGCCGTCATGTACGGCAAGCCGGCCGGTGGGCGCCCCTGGTACCCCACGAGCCTGCGCAACATGCTGCTGTCCGAGGCGGCCATGGGCTACCTAGTCCACCAGGGCAAGCCCGTCACCGATCGGACGGGAAACCCGGTGCGCCTGTGCGAGGGGTTGTGGAACCGCACCACGCACAACGCCTTGAAGGATGTGCTCCATGCCAGCGACACCCCATATCGGGGCCGCAAGACCAACCGGTCGTACCTCCTGACGGAAGTGGCCCTGTGCGGCCAGTGCCACAACCGGCTCTTCACCCAGACGTCCGCCGACGCCCCACCTCGCTACGCGTGCACAGTCCGGAACAAGGGCTGGAAGAATGCGCAGCATTGCCGCCCGGCTCCCAACATGCGCGTCGCCAATCTGGACGCCCTGGTCGAGGGCTGGTTCCTGGAGAAGTTCGGGCACGGTGCGATCGTCGAGACGGTGTACGACTCCGGAAACGGCGTCGCCGACCGCATCGCCGAGATCAAGGCCAGCCAGCAGCGCTTGCGCGCCGACCGCGAGGCTGGCCTCTACGACCAGCCTGACGACGCCGAGTGGTATCGCGAGCGCTACATCGAGCTTTCCCGCGAGCTGAAGGAGCTGGAGAGCGAGCCCCAGCGACCGCCCGGCATGGTGCAGCGCCCCACTGGCGAAACGGTGGAGGACCGATGGATGAAGGCCCCGGACGTCCAAGCCCGCAAGGAGATTCTGCTGGACTTCGGGGTCAGGGTGACGGTGTTCCCGGCGTCGGCCCCGGTGCGGTGGGTACCGGGAGTCCTGCACGGTCCGGAGCAGGACCCCCTGAGCCTGAGCGGATCATTCCGGACCGCAGGTCCCTGA
- a CDS encoding aKG-HExxH-type peptide beta-hydroxylase — MSALSPEALVALSGIADHQRQRTSRIAFVLGNRLGSSALDYAVAHHLLEGAEHAARARDTDRLAWYRSATVRDLTHLSAGPHIVLSPRPSDLLRSEISETAYYLVGPDTSPAPPEAHGLVRAALASTTEHGFGTLLTQHAPVICLLNRRVLDETLHSWALTRLPGTVFTDYTAHPEVLARDLIHEAAHNWLNDALAAHDVSLPADVTFFSPWRRTPRPVYGFLHACWAFSLTALYARQARRSATGAEVSFLDAHLRQQEGQFASVLDSLAVALSFVPTEAIRDRIGWTVGGVVPQA; from the coding sequence ATGAGCGCCCTCTCCCCGGAAGCCCTGGTCGCCCTCAGCGGTATCGCCGACCACCAGCGCCAACGGACCAGCCGTATCGCCTTCGTACTCGGCAACCGCCTCGGCTCGTCCGCCCTCGACTACGCCGTCGCCCACCACCTGCTCGAAGGCGCCGAACACGCCGCGCGCGCCCGGGACACGGACCGCCTCGCCTGGTACCGCAGCGCCACGGTGCGAGACCTGACCCACCTGTCGGCCGGCCCGCACATCGTGCTCAGCCCGCGACCCTCGGACCTGCTTCGCTCGGAGATCTCCGAAACCGCGTACTACCTCGTCGGCCCCGACACCAGCCCTGCCCCGCCCGAGGCTCATGGCCTCGTTCGTGCCGCCCTCGCCTCCACGACCGAGCACGGCTTCGGCACCCTGCTCACCCAGCACGCCCCCGTCATCTGCCTGCTCAACCGCCGCGTGCTCGACGAGACCCTCCACAGCTGGGCCCTCACCCGCCTCCCCGGCACCGTCTTCACCGACTACACCGCCCACCCCGAGGTCCTGGCCCGCGACCTGATCCACGAGGCCGCCCACAACTGGCTCAACGACGCCTTGGCCGCGCACGACGTAAGCCTCCCCGCCGACGTCACCTTCTTCTCTCCCTGGCGGCGAACTCCTCGCCCCGTATACGGCTTCCTGCACGCGTGCTGGGCCTTCTCCCTCACCGCGCTGTACGCGCGGCAGGCCCGCCGCAGCGCCACGGGTGCCGAGGTCTCCTTCCTTGACGCCCATCTGCGCCAGCAGGAGGGCCAGTTCGCCTCCGTACTCGATTCGCTCGCGGTGGCACTCTCGTTCGTTCCCACTGAAGCAATCCGTGATCGCATTGGCTGGACTGTAGGCGGGGTCGTGCCACAGGCGTAG
- a CDS encoding ABC transporter ATP-binding protein: MHPAEHHGGPTWTPPPRDPEQPQPPAELRRILRLFRPYRGRLALVGLLVCASSLVSVASPFLLREILDTAIPQGRTGLLSLLALGMILTAVVTGVFGVLQTLISTTVGQRVMHDLRTAVYAQLQRMPLAFFTRTRTGEVQSRIANDIGGMQATVTSTATSLVSNLTAVVATVVAMVALDWRLTLVSMLLLPLFVWISRRVGRERKKITTQRQKQMAAMAATVTESLSVSGILLGRTMGRADSLTKSFADESERLVDLEVRSNMAGRWRMSTIGIVMAAMPAIIYWAAGLALQAGGPSVSIGTLVAFVSLQQGLFRPAVSLLSTGVQMQTSLALFQRIFEYLDLPVDITEPEQPVKLEKIRGEVRFEDVDFAYDEKHGTTLDGIDVSVPAGGSLAVVGPTGSGKSTLSYLVPRLYDVTGGRVMLDGVDVRDLDFDTLARAVGVVSQETCLFHASVADNLRFAKPDATDEELEEAAKAAQIHDHIAGLPDGYDTLVGERGYRFSGGEKQRLAIARTILRDPPVLILDEATSALDTRTEHAVQRAIDALSAGRTTITIAHRLSTVRDADQIVVLDGGRIAERGTHEELLGRDGRYAALVRRDARLVTAAQ, from the coding sequence ATGCATCCCGCCGAGCACCACGGGGGACCGACCTGGACGCCCCCGCCTCGCGATCCGGAGCAGCCCCAGCCGCCCGCCGAGCTGCGGCGCATCCTCCGGCTGTTCCGCCCGTACCGCGGCCGTCTCGCGCTGGTCGGACTGCTGGTCTGCGCCTCGTCGCTCGTGTCGGTCGCCTCACCGTTCCTGCTGCGCGAGATCCTCGACACCGCGATCCCGCAGGGCCGCACCGGGCTGCTCAGCCTGCTCGCCCTCGGCATGATCCTCACCGCGGTGGTCACCGGCGTCTTCGGCGTGCTGCAGACGCTGATCTCGACGACCGTCGGCCAGCGGGTCATGCACGACCTGCGGACCGCCGTCTACGCCCAGTTGCAGCGGATGCCGCTCGCCTTCTTCACCCGGACCCGCACCGGCGAGGTGCAGTCGCGTATCGCCAACGACATCGGCGGCATGCAGGCGACCGTCACCTCCACCGCGACCTCCCTGGTCTCCAATCTCACCGCGGTCGTCGCCACCGTCGTGGCGATGGTCGCCCTGGACTGGCGGCTGACCCTGGTCTCGATGCTGCTGCTGCCGCTGTTCGTATGGATCAGCCGCAGGGTCGGCCGCGAGCGCAAGAAGATCACCACTCAGCGTCAGAAGCAGATGGCGGCCATGGCCGCCACGGTCACCGAGTCGCTCTCGGTCAGCGGCATCCTGCTGGGCCGCACGATGGGCCGCGCCGACTCGCTCACCAAGTCCTTCGCCGACGAGTCCGAGAGGCTCGTCGACCTCGAGGTCCGCTCCAACATGGCGGGCCGGTGGCGCATGTCGACCATAGGCATCGTGATGGCCGCGATGCCCGCGATCATCTACTGGGCCGCCGGCCTCGCGCTCCAGGCGGGCGGACCGTCCGTCTCCATCGGCACGCTCGTCGCCTTCGTCTCCCTCCAGCAGGGCCTGTTCAGGCCGGCCGTCAGCCTGCTGTCCACGGGTGTGCAGATGCAGACCTCGCTCGCGCTCTTCCAGCGGATCTTCGAGTACCTGGACCTGCCGGTGGACATCACCGAGCCGGAGCAGCCTGTGAAACTGGAGAAGATCCGCGGCGAAGTGCGATTCGAGGATGTCGACTTCGCCTACGACGAGAAGCACGGCACCACACTCGACGGGATCGATGTCTCCGTGCCGGCGGGTGGCAGCCTGGCGGTCGTCGGGCCCACCGGCTCCGGCAAGTCCACGCTGAGCTATCTGGTGCCCCGGCTGTACGACGTGACCGGCGGACGCGTCATGCTCGACGGCGTCGACGTGCGCGACCTGGACTTCGACACCCTGGCGCGAGCCGTGGGCGTCGTCTCGCAGGAGACGTGTCTCTTCCATGCCTCCGTCGCGGACAATCTGCGCTTCGCCAAGCCGGACGCGACCGACGAGGAACTGGAGGAGGCCGCGAAGGCGGCGCAGATCCACGACCACATCGCCGGCCTGCCCGACGGGTACGACACGCTGGTGGGGGAGCGCGGCTACCGTTTCTCGGGAGGCGAGAAGCAGCGCCTGGCCATCGCCCGTACGATCCTGCGCGACCCGCCCGTCCTCATCCTCGACGAGGCGACCAGCGCGCTCGACACCCGCACCGAACACGCCGTGCAGCGCGCCATCGACGCTCTCTCCGCAGGCCGGACCACCATCACCATCGCCCACCGGCTGTCCACCGTGCGGGACGCCGACCAGATCGTCGTCCTGGACGGCGGCCGCATCGCCGAGCGCGGCACGCACGAGGAACTCCTCGGCCGGGACGGCCGCTACGCCGCACTGGTCCGCCGCGATGCGCGGCTTGTGACGGCGGCGCAGTGA
- a CDS encoding recombinase family protein, with amino-acid sequence MEQHGEDPSSLIDIFCRKSKGRASKGKREISISAQESRGRLIADRLGLTVRHVWREVGSASRFSTRKLRNEQDAALAALERRETGALWVFRLDRWDRRGAGAILRIIEPEDGKPRRLLFDNGDPDNPGIGLDSSNPHDRKELIRRAEDAREETEILSERVRNTKTHQRANGEWVNHSAPYGLKVVLVEKEDEDGDTIVERKLALDETPADDSTSPKRTKAEVAFDITYALPVNKGFSDRATAEHLNDREIPSPSGGTWAHATVRDMIRNPAYAGWQTTGRQDGKSRRILYRDAAGNRVSVMHGPALLTDDQQQEAQAARQGEAGIGVPKDGRTHTTRASHLLTGILKCAGCGGSMSFSGNSYMCWKPKAGKPCPAPAVAATKSLEEFVHWRWWVRLTNAEPDDDLVVAVADRWAERVQPQATEDSRAAMEALNIAEKRLARVWADRKAGHYDGPSEQYFRADLKEVTDTVNEAKQALESSTARRGVDIGFLMDPESCEGAWEAADKPLRRALLHLAIDSVTVTKAPYRGAPFKGLERTRFKWADGAED; translated from the coding sequence ATGGAGCAGCATGGGGAGGATCCGTCGTCACTCATTGACATCTTCTGCCGGAAGAGCAAGGGGCGGGCGAGTAAGGGCAAGCGAGAGATCAGCATCAGCGCCCAAGAGAGCAGGGGGAGGCTCATCGCGGATCGGTTAGGGCTGACAGTCCGGCACGTGTGGCGGGAAGTCGGCAGCGCGAGCCGCTTCAGTACCCGTAAGTTGAGGAACGAGCAGGATGCCGCACTGGCGGCGCTGGAACGGCGCGAGACAGGCGCGCTGTGGGTCTTCCGGCTCGACCGCTGGGACCGTCGCGGGGCCGGCGCCATCCTGCGCATCATCGAGCCGGAAGACGGCAAGCCTCGCCGTCTCCTCTTCGACAACGGAGACCCAGACAACCCGGGAATTGGGTTGGACAGTTCAAATCCCCATGACCGAAAAGAGTTGATCAGGCGCGCCGAAGATGCTCGCGAAGAGACTGAGATCCTGAGTGAGCGCGTTCGCAATACGAAGACGCACCAACGAGCCAATGGCGAATGGGTCAACCATTCCGCGCCCTATGGGCTGAAGGTCGTCCTCGTCGAAAAGGAGGACGAGGACGGAGACACCATCGTCGAGCGGAAATTGGCACTCGACGAAACTCCCGCCGACGACTCGACAAGCCCGAAGCGGACAAAGGCGGAAGTCGCCTTCGATATCACATACGCGCTTCCCGTCAACAAGGGATTTTCAGACCGCGCAACGGCGGAACATCTGAACGACAGGGAAATCCCGTCGCCGTCTGGCGGAACGTGGGCGCACGCCACCGTACGGGATATGATCCGCAACCCCGCGTATGCCGGATGGCAGACCACCGGCCGACAGGACGGGAAGAGTCGCCGCATCCTCTACCGCGACGCCGCCGGAAACAGAGTCAGCGTGATGCACGGACCCGCGCTTCTGACGGACGACCAGCAGCAGGAAGCGCAGGCCGCACGACAAGGTGAGGCAGGAATCGGGGTTCCGAAGGACGGTCGAACCCACACCACGCGGGCGAGCCACCTCCTTACTGGCATCCTCAAGTGCGCGGGGTGCGGAGGCTCGATGTCGTTCAGCGGGAACTCATACATGTGCTGGAAGCCGAAGGCTGGTAAGCCATGCCCGGCACCCGCCGTCGCAGCCACAAAGAGCCTGGAAGAGTTCGTTCACTGGCGCTGGTGGGTTCGGCTGACGAACGCTGAACCTGACGATGATCTCGTCGTAGCCGTCGCCGACCGTTGGGCGGAGCGAGTGCAGCCGCAGGCGACCGAAGACAGCCGGGCCGCCATGGAGGCCCTGAATATTGCGGAGAAGCGTCTAGCGCGCGTATGGGCGGACCGTAAGGCCGGCCACTACGACGGGCCGTCAGAGCAGTACTTCCGCGCAGATCTGAAGGAGGTCACCGACACTGTCAACGAGGCGAAGCAGGCTCTTGAGTCGAGCACTGCGCGTCGTGGAGTCGACATCGGGTTCCTCATGGACCCGGAGTCGTGCGAAGGGGCGTGGGAGGCTGCGGACAAGCCTCTTCGCCGCGCCTTGCTGCATCTCGCCATCGACTCTGTGACGGTGACGAAGGCTCCGTACCGAGGAGCGCCGTTCAAGGGCCTGGAGCGTACCCGGTTCAAGTGGGCCGACGGCGCGGAAGACTGA
- a CDS encoding MarR family transcriptional regulator, producing the protein MSTPDADGLLAEQLLRLTRRLHRIQRRQLEPIGITPAQSRLLRIVAHCDRPPRMADLAERLEVVPRAVTTLVDGLESSGRVRRVPDPTNRRVTRIELTDKGRTALRALRSARRAAVEDVLAPLTPEQREVLGGLLATLVDGPGPHC; encoded by the coding sequence ATGAGCACCCCCGACGCCGACGGCCTGCTGGCCGAGCAGCTGCTGCGGCTGACCCGCAGGCTCCACCGCATCCAGAGGCGGCAGCTGGAGCCGATCGGCATCACCCCCGCGCAGTCCAGGCTGCTGCGCATCGTGGCGCACTGCGACCGACCGCCGCGCATGGCCGATCTGGCCGAGCGTCTGGAGGTGGTGCCGCGCGCCGTGACCACACTGGTCGACGGCCTGGAGTCGAGCGGCCGGGTGCGCCGCGTCCCCGATCCGACGAACCGACGGGTCACCAGGATCGAGCTGACGGACAAGGGTCGTACCGCTCTCAGGGCGCTGCGCAGCGCGCGCCGGGCGGCGGTGGAGGACGTCCTCGCGCCCCTGACGCCGGAGCAGCGCGAGGTGCTCGGCGGCCTGCTGGCCACACTCGTCGACGGGCCGGGGCCTCACTGCTGA